A single genomic interval of Sphaerodactylus townsendi isolate TG3544 linkage group LG08, MPM_Stown_v2.3, whole genome shotgun sequence harbors:
- the FAM241B gene encoding protein FAM241B, whose amino-acid sequence MVRILANGDIVQDDDPRVRQNAQNSSRLGFFNTTTNAGSTPHQRFQQQSQHQGARPGERSPFSDLNHQLVNMGFPTWNLGSHVVQPLMSILLLFLLLMFGIRGLLLVGLVYIVSHLSQR is encoded by the exons ATGGTGAGGATTTTGGCCAACGGAGATATTGTACAGGATGATGATCCTCGAGTGAGGCAGAATGCTCAGAACTCATCCCGGCTG ggGTTTTTCAACACGACGACAAATGCGGGCTCCACCCCTCACCAGCGCTTCCAACAGCAGTCTCAGCACCAGGGCGCCAGGCCAGGGGAGCGTTCGCCATTTTCAGACCTCAACCACCAGTTGGTGAACATGGGCTTCCCCACCTGGAACCTTGGCAGTCACGTGGTGCAGCCCTTGATGTCCAtcctgctgctgttcctgctgcTGATGTTTGGGATCCGTGGCCTCCTCTTGGTTGGTCTCGTCTACATTGTGTCCCACTTAAGCCAGCGATGA